TCGTCTTGGCATGGACATGATGCCGCTGCATGGAGTCGCGATGGTCGATGGTTTGCATCAGCCATTGGCAAAGTGGTGACGATTCGCGATCGGTTTCTCGATTTCACCGAAGTGCTGACGTTCGAGCCGCACGAGCACGAAATTCATCGCCTGGCAATATCCCCGGATGGCAGGATGGTCGCGTCCGTCGCAGCCGATAATGCATTGAAGGTCACGCGGCTCTATCCGCGTATCGAGGACATCCCTGGTCAATGGCCCGAGGTTTGGCAGGGGTTGTTCGAGTTTTCCTCTGACGGCAAGATGCTCGACGTGGGCGGGCGCCTTTTTGACTTGGCGACGGGCGAGCCCAAAGGCGGCAATGTTCCGGAGGCTCATCCGTATGTCACGTTTTCGCCAGATGGCAAAACGTACGCCTCAGGATCCAGCGATAGCAGGGTATATCTCTCCGATGGCGCTACAGGAAAGATTTTGCGCACATTGGAAGGTTTTGACTGGTTTTCCTTGACCAGTCGGGATCGCAGCGACCATTCCAATGCCAAGGCTGTGGCGTTTTCCTCGGACGGCAAGATGATCGCTGCAGGTTCCGATATGGAATCGATTTTCATTTGGGACGTGGCCACGGGCGCGAAGAAAGCCGAGCTGCGGCATCATGGCATGGATGAGCGTCCGTCGCGCAATTCCCTCCTGTTTTCACCCGATGGCAAAAAACTCGTATCGCACGCCACGGGCCCTCGACCCGTGCGCTTGTTCGACCTGGAAACAGGAGCCATCATTGAAATCGAGGGTGGGGGGCAGGGTGCATTCTTTTTTTCTCCGGATGGCAAGACGTTATCGTTGGGCAGGATCAACGGCGCCGTCACGGAATGGGATACTTCGACGGGGGCGCGCATTTCGGAAGAGCTTCGCCCTTCTTGCAATGACATGCAGATTGCCGTTTCGCCCAATGGAAAGACCATTGCATTCGGATGTCCTGGTGATTCCTTGCGGCTGTGGAATGTCGAAGACGGCACGACACGCATCCATCCTTCCGGACCGCGGGGAGGACACTACACGAACGACATGTCGATTGCGTATTCGAGCGATGGGCACCTGTTCCAATTGACCAAGAAGGACGATGTATTGCGCTTGCTGGACGTCGAAACCGGGCAAAAGCGCACGATGAACATGGCTTACGAAGGGCGCCCGATCATATTTTCGCCGGAAACGGAGACGTTCGCCACGGGGATTGCCCATGCGATACGTTTGTGGCGCTTCGATGGTGGAATGCGTAACCTCGTCGGGCACGAGGGTCCGGTCGGCGAGGTGGCGTTTTCCCCGGATGGGAAAACCATTGCTTCAACCAGCGCGGACAACACGGTGCGTTTATGGGACGTCTCGACGGGGACCGAAATGCGCAAGCTCGAGGGCCACACGAATACGGTCTCGCATTTGCGCTTTTCGCCCAAGGGGGATGAGCTCGCGTCGTATTCGTGGGATGGCAGCACGCGTTTGTGGGACGTCGCAACGGGAGCGCAAAGAGAGCTATTTCAAGGGTGCAGCCGCCCGGTCTTTTCGCTGGATGGCACAACGCTGGCGCTCGCATGTCATCCCGGATTGCGTTTGTGGGACCTGCAGAAGGGGAGCGAGCTGCGGCGATTGACAAATATCAAAGATTCCGTCATGGCTCTTTCGGCCGACGCCAAGACACTGATCACCTTTTCGGGAAGTAATGGTCTCGTGCATTTTTGGTCGTCCGCGGGCAAAGCATTGTTTGCGTTGGGATTCGTCGCTGAGCACGATGTGAGCATATTGCTGTCAGCCGATGACGCGCCGTACGTGGAGATTGTCGGTCCCGATGATGACGCTGCAAGAAAGCGCTTGCGCTGTCGTGCTGGGGATACCAGCTATGGCTTCGATTTGTGCCGCGAGCGATTCGAGGCACCGGGGTTGCTATCGAAGCTGCGCACGGGTGATCGATCGTATACCGACCCTTGAGCGCGAGAGGAGCTGTGCTAAGCTCCCGCCGC
This window of the Polyangiaceae bacterium genome carries:
- a CDS encoding PD40 domain-containing protein: MHGSVARVMFGFAPFAACFALLGCASTAVSGGGAALAQSTLPCDVAARERARTAGLLAEGRLDRCIRVIRRADAMCPQSAPDTWEALMTALAEVGRVDEARSVAVQIEKAAQASSESKAAAKRIVDTMSAPSPTSPDTKRAAEDAFAKATIARGNKRHGEAKKGFLEAWSLSKPNGRALYWAGMSAKEVGDKAEAQKLFDRALVELEIATGKPVIVEAPDYRGGSSWHGHDAAAWSRDGRWFASAIGKVVTIRDRFLDFTEVLTFEPHEHEIHRLAISPDGRMVASVAADNALKVTRLYPRIEDIPGQWPEVWQGLFEFSSDGKMLDVGGRLFDLATGEPKGGNVPEAHPYVTFSPDGKTYASGSSDSRVYLSDGATGKILRTLEGFDWFSLTSRDRSDHSNAKAVAFSSDGKMIAAGSDMESIFIWDVATGAKKAELRHHGMDERPSRNSLLFSPDGKKLVSHATGPRPVRLFDLETGAIIEIEGGGQGAFFFSPDGKTLSLGRINGAVTEWDTSTGARISEELRPSCNDMQIAVSPNGKTIAFGCPGDSLRLWNVEDGTTRIHPSGPRGGHYTNDMSIAYSSDGHLFQLTKKDDVLRLLDVETGQKRTMNMAYEGRPIIFSPETETFATGIAHAIRLWRFDGGMRNLVGHEGPVGEVAFSPDGKTIASTSADNTVRLWDVSTGTEMRKLEGHTNTVSHLRFSPKGDELASYSWDGSTRLWDVATGAQRELFQGCSRPVFSLDGTTLALACHPGLRLWDLQKGSELRRLTNIKDSVMALSADAKTLITFSGSNGLVHFWSSAGKALFALGFVAEHDVSILLSADDAPYVEIVGPDDDAARKRLRCRAGDTSYGFDLCRERFEAPGLLSKLRTGDRSYTDP